The Dehalococcoidia bacterium genome contains a region encoding:
- a CDS encoding alpha/beta hydrolase translates to MLSLQARVLEVYFRLQHAFAPRTNETDLKKERIELDKLGAMFKLPKGVAVEKASAGGVPAEWLIPPGIPEGRVVLYLHGGSYTCGSCNSHRSLVANIAVASKARAILLDYRLAPEHPHPAAVEDAVAAYKWLIKDGIEPKHIAIAGDSAGGGLAVALLISLRDKNVPPPAACVCLSPWTDLAFTGETWKSKAKADLIIFDYKEHAFAKMYMGELDAKTPLISPLYADLKGLPPLLVQVGLDEVLLADSTRLAERAKQAGVDVVLDEWPRMQHVWQFAASFMPESRRAVKRIGEFIDKQCGRT, encoded by the coding sequence ATGCTTAGCTTGCAGGCAAGGGTACTCGAAGTATATTTTCGACTTCAACATGCTTTCGCACCCAGGACTAATGAGACCGATTTAAAGAAAGAACGTATTGAATTAGATAAGCTGGGCGCTATGTTCAAGCTGCCCAAAGGCGTCGCTGTCGAAAAAGCCTCCGCTGGCGGCGTCCCGGCTGAATGGCTGATCCCACCCGGCATACCCGAAGGCAGGGTGGTCCTGTACCTTCACGGCGGGTCCTATACATGCGGCTCCTGCAATTCGCACCGCTCCCTGGTCGCCAATATCGCTGTCGCCTCCAAAGCCCGTGCGATACTACTTGATTACCGGCTGGCGCCGGAGCATCCACACCCGGCGGCGGTCGAGGACGCCGTGGCCGCCTATAAATGGCTGATTAAGGATGGGATCGAGCCCAAACACATAGCCATAGCGGGCGATTCTGCGGGCGGTGGCCTGGCTGTCGCACTACTGATCAGCTTACGGGATAAAAATGTTCCCCCACCTGCGGCCTGCGTCTGCCTCTCACCCTGGACCGACCTGGCGTTCACGGGGGAAACATGGAAGAGCAAAGCCAAAGCCGATCTGATTATCTTCGATTATAAGGAACACGCATTCGCAAAGATGTACATGGGAGAGCTCGATGCGAAGACTCCCCTGATATCACCGCTCTACGCCGACCTGAAAGGGCTGCCTCCGCTGCTGGTACAGGTAGGATTGGACGAGGTGCTGCTGGCGGACTCGACACGCCTGGCAGAGCGCGCGAAGCAGGCGGGTGTCGATGTAGTACTCGATGAGTGGCCAAGGATGCAGCATGTATGGCAGTTCGCGGCCAGCTTTATGCCCGAGAGCCGCCGTGCCGTAAAGCGGATCGGCGAGTTTATCGACAAACAATGCGGGCGCACCTGA
- a CDS encoding TOBE domain-containing protein yields the protein MKISARNVLKGKVKSIKAGSVNDEITMVLAGGDEIVAIITRTSSKNLKLAKNKKVYAIIKASSVMIGTD from the coding sequence ATGAAAATCAGTGCCCGCAACGTATTAAAAGGCAAGGTCAAATCCATCAAGGCGGGATCGGTCAATGACGAGATAACCATGGTGCTCGCCGGCGGGGATGAGATAGTCGCCATCATCACCAGGACGTCCAGCAAGAATTTGAAGTTGGCTAAAAACAAGAAGGTCTACGCCATTATCAAGGCCAGCAGTGTCATGATCGGCACCGACTGA
- a CDS encoding RraA family protein gives MAKQYSHDEILSFCARLEKTYTPAVADTLDEMGFEHQVMESGFIPIIPDAVVAGPAFTIEVAGTRKSTRMADYDPNFVAQVLTSVFGSMQKGQVIAIDANGFQGAAAFGELMSATSKFIGGVRAAVVDGPIRDISRILEIEFPVWARGNLPSDSIGRMDLIGVGDPVFCGKVRVNPGDIIFADRDGAVVIPVTDLDLEEVVVKAEEVVTAERRSRHEIRSGTSLLEVYKKYGKL, from the coding sequence ATGGCCAAACAGTATAGCCACGATGAAATCCTGTCATTTTGCGCCAGGCTGGAAAAGACCTACACACCGGCTGTTGCGGACACACTTGACGAAATGGGCTTTGAGCACCAGGTAATGGAGTCCGGATTCATTCCCATTATCCCGGATGCCGTGGTGGCAGGTCCGGCTTTTACTATCGAGGTGGCCGGTACCAGGAAGTCGACCAGGATGGCTGATTATGATCCCAATTTTGTAGCTCAGGTCTTAACATCCGTATTCGGCAGCATGCAGAAGGGCCAGGTAATCGCTATCGATGCCAACGGTTTCCAGGGCGCAGCTGCATTCGGAGAGCTGATGTCGGCCACCTCAAAGTTCATAGGCGGTGTCAGGGCAGCGGTTGTCGACGGACCGATACGCGATATAAGCCGCATACTCGAGATCGAATTCCCCGTATGGGCCAGGGGCAACCTGCCCTCCGACTCCATAGGCAGGATGGATTTGATCGGTGTAGGCGATCCGGTTTTTTGCGGAAAGGTACGCGTTAATCCCGGCGATATCATCTTCGCAGACCGTGATGGAGCTGTCGTTATACCCGTCACCGACCTGGACCTCGAGGAAGTGGTTGTTAAGGCCGAAGAGGTTGTTACAGCCGAACGAAGGTCCCGCCACGAGATCAGAAGCGGGACTTCATTGCTGGAAGTCTATAAAAAATACGGCAAGCTATAA
- a CDS encoding UxaA family hydrolase — MENNALRINPSDNVVVAIRNVKKGDHVVVNGETLFKAAQDVDSGHKIALDPIKAGSQVIRYGEPILKATCDIQQGEWVHLHNTQPEVLYSAS, encoded by the coding sequence ATGGAAAATAACGCCTTAAGAATCAATCCCTCGGATAATGTCGTTGTGGCAATCCGTAATGTAAAAAAGGGAGATCACGTGGTTGTTAACGGGGAAACGTTGTTCAAGGCCGCACAGGACGTGGACTCGGGGCACAAAATAGCCCTCGATCCCATCAAGGCAGGATCGCAGGTAATCCGATACGGAGAGCCGATACTCAAGGCAACCTGCGATATCCAGCAGGGCGAATGGGTCCACTTGCATAATACACAACCCGAGGTATTGTACTCAGCGTCTTAG
- a CDS encoding UxaA family hydrolase, with translation MEFNGYKRETDEYGVRNHILVTSSVSCANGVVAALGRKFPDIIAVQNAYGCGTGLEDAATGWLIIAGLMKNPNVGAALIIGLGCELIQPQLFADAVKGKPVEVLKIQGAGSAATTKKAIEIIKKFKKHLSSQKRVRAPFSELLIGLECGGSDALSGVTANPAVGVASDLFIKEGASALFGEITEMIGTDHILKKRCVNPELGEKVQKLIIDHEKLIRELAGPLAGLTISPGNMEGGLSSIVEKSLGCITKAGSAPIVDCIGYGLRPTKKGLMIMEGPGYDIENMVGMAACGAQIIIFTTGRGTPAGTPAVPVIKVSTNTKTFVEMKGDIDLNAGTIVDAGKTVEDVGGRIFDFTLAVANGKLTCAEINRSEPFSYAKNHMSG, from the coding sequence ATGGAATTTAATGGATATAAAAGGGAAACCGATGAATACGGCGTTCGCAACCATATACTGGTAACATCCTCCGTTTCATGTGCAAACGGCGTCGTGGCCGCACTCGGCAGGAAATTCCCGGATATTATCGCGGTTCAGAACGCCTATGGCTGCGGGACCGGACTGGAGGATGCCGCCACCGGGTGGTTGATTATTGCCGGACTCATGAAAAACCCTAACGTGGGCGCAGCCCTGATCATTGGCCTGGGTTGCGAACTGATCCAGCCGCAGCTCTTCGCCGATGCCGTCAAGGGCAAACCGGTTGAGGTGCTGAAAATACAGGGAGCGGGGAGCGCAGCTACAACTAAAAAAGCTATTGAAATAATAAAGAAATTCAAAAAACACCTGTCGTCGCAGAAAAGAGTGAGGGCCCCATTCAGTGAGTTGCTGATAGGCCTGGAGTGCGGCGGCTCCGATGCCCTGTCCGGGGTGACAGCCAATCCCGCAGTAGGGGTGGCGTCCGACCTGTTTATCAAGGAGGGCGCATCGGCTTTATTCGGCGAGATAACAGAGATGATCGGGACCGACCATATATTGAAAAAACGTTGCGTGAATCCTGAGCTGGGCGAAAAAGTGCAGAAACTGATCATAGACCACGAAAAGCTGATAAGGGAACTGGCGGGACCGCTGGCGGGGCTGACCATCTCGCCCGGCAATATGGAGGGCGGTCTATCTTCCATCGTAGAGAAATCCCTGGGATGCATAACTAAAGCCGGCTCAGCCCCGATCGTCGACTGCATCGGCTACGGCCTGAGACCGACCAAAAAGGGATTGATGATCATGGAGGGGCCCGGATACGATATCGAGAACATGGTCGGCATGGCGGCCTGCGGCGCGCAGATCATCATCTTCACCACAGGCAGAGGTACGCCGGCAGGCACCCCTGCAGTCCCCGTAATAAAGGTCTCCACCAACACCAAAACCTTCGTCGAAATGAAGGGCGATATCGATCTTAACGCGGGGACCATCGTAGACGCCGGCAAGACCGTTGAGGACGTGGGCGGCCGGATTTTCGACTTCACGCTCGCGGTTGCCAACGGAAAATTGACATGCGCGGAGATCAACAGGTCAGAGCCATTCAGCTACGCCAAGAATCACATGAGCGGCTGA
- a CDS encoding xanthine dehydrogenase family protein molybdopterin-binding subunit, with translation MTKQSEIETARMLEMLENLNADKYPLKEYKYIGKNIPRRIDGVDKASGSADYTMDIQVPGMLHMRFLMSPFPHAKILKMDASKAAKLPGVRYVLRYDDPEVVKGEIMGKTAGFFDYDRPLSGVAHMEGELIGAAVAADTEAIAEEALSLIEIEWEERPFNLDPVAASDPAAPLSFPERYIDGNHWNRGAYDERVYGDVKKGFAEADRVLEFKVVRTANTWVGPERPCGVWKWNGDCPEIWLKHQRVHLPKRRIGEWFGGIPMNKIQIHSPYQGASFGGWSQIDWNLGPLWCAACVSKRVNRPVKYSFTRREDFYGGSQDEAVYFIKVGFRNDGAITAVDATTYHVNMIWPVIYPILHLHEHTDIPHLRGLTRSVWVNKGHTVPTRCELIPTTMTFTLVLDRVAAELDMDPIEVALKNEGCMGHDMDWADEEKRRRGFEVRDSLKECLEKGKAEFRWDESRHKPGTRKLPNGRMHGVGFTWGHQWDDSGGSSEVVIRIERTDGTASILAMGADNGVDAENSYCQIAAEELGLRLEDVHYNPHSYPGFYRMTPDSSTNMTVNGWAVRHAARSLKQKILESATSPSSATQRGSFQPAFPNTKPEDLDLKDGIIFVKSDPTRQMPLADFVRPAGECGPFAAEEVFGTRVGWSEPFFSCGYHMQYGCYNPNNPRPRFCRQTHFMEVEVDIGTGEIFVTRIVNVNDVGKAINPMSCNGQQYGGSIMGVSRSMLEEVVHDPVTGVMLNGNLLDYKIATMKDIGPISTILVETGMGYGPYGLIGTGENLATIMPALLAPAVYNAVGVWIYDFPITPDKVLKALGKI, from the coding sequence ATGACCAAACAATCGGAAATCGAAACGGCGCGCATGCTGGAGATGCTCGAGAACCTCAACGCGGACAAGTATCCGCTGAAAGAATACAAGTATATAGGCAAAAATATACCCAGGCGAATCGACGGCGTGGATAAGGCCTCCGGTTCGGCCGATTACACTATGGATATACAGGTCCCGGGCATGCTGCATATGCGCTTCCTGATGTCTCCCTTCCCCCATGCCAAAATACTCAAAATGGACGCCAGCAAGGCTGCGAAGCTGCCCGGCGTAAGGTACGTGCTGCGCTACGATGATCCGGAGGTGGTCAAGGGGGAAATCATGGGGAAAACGGCCGGATTTTTCGACTATGACAGACCCCTCTCCGGCGTGGCACATATGGAAGGGGAGCTGATCGGCGCCGCAGTGGCTGCCGATACCGAGGCCATCGCGGAGGAGGCCCTCTCGCTGATCGAGATCGAATGGGAGGAAAGACCCTTCAACCTGGACCCGGTGGCGGCCAGCGACCCGGCAGCGCCGCTCAGCTTTCCGGAGCGCTATATCGACGGTAACCACTGGAACAGGGGAGCTTACGATGAGCGTGTATACGGAGATGTTAAAAAGGGCTTCGCGGAGGCGGACAGGGTACTCGAATTTAAAGTCGTGAGGACTGCCAATACCTGGGTGGGACCTGAAAGGCCGTGCGGTGTGTGGAAATGGAACGGCGACTGCCCGGAGATATGGTTGAAACACCAGCGGGTGCACCTGCCCAAAAGACGTATCGGGGAGTGGTTCGGCGGTATACCCATGAATAAAATCCAGATCCATTCGCCCTACCAGGGGGCGAGCTTCGGGGGCTGGAGCCAGATCGACTGGAACCTCGGCCCCCTGTGGTGTGCGGCCTGCGTGTCGAAGCGGGTCAACAGGCCGGTTAAATATAGCTTTACCCGCCGTGAGGATTTCTACGGCGGCTCCCAGGACGAGGCAGTTTACTTCATCAAGGTGGGATTCAGAAACGACGGCGCCATCACAGCGGTCGACGCAACCACCTATCACGTCAATATGATCTGGCCGGTGATCTACCCGATCCTGCATCTGCATGAGCATACCGATATCCCGCACCTGAGGGGGCTGACCAGGTCTGTATGGGTCAACAAGGGGCATACGGTCCCCACGCGTTGCGAGTTGATACCGACGACCATGACCTTTACGCTGGTTTTAGACCGCGTCGCTGCAGAGCTGGATATGGACCCGATAGAGGTAGCGCTCAAAAACGAAGGGTGCATGGGGCACGACATGGACTGGGCCGATGAAGAGAAAAGGCGGCGCGGCTTTGAGGTACGCGACAGCCTGAAAGAGTGCCTGGAGAAGGGCAAGGCCGAGTTTAGATGGGACGAATCCCGGCATAAGCCCGGCACGCGTAAGCTCCCCAACGGAAGAATGCACGGCGTCGGATTCACCTGGGGACACCAGTGGGATGACTCGGGCGGCAGCAGCGAAGTCGTCATCCGCATCGAACGTACCGACGGCACAGCCTCGATCCTGGCCATGGGCGCAGACAACGGCGTCGACGCTGAGAATTCATATTGCCAGATCGCGGCGGAGGAACTGGGCCTGCGACTGGAGGATGTCCATTATAATCCTCACAGTTACCCCGGCTTTTACCGCATGACACCCGACTCCTCCACCAATATGACCGTCAACGGCTGGGCGGTAAGGCACGCAGCCAGAAGTTTGAAACAGAAGATACTCGAATCCGCCACCAGCCCATCGTCCGCCACCCAGAGAGGAAGCTTTCAACCGGCCTTTCCCAATACCAAACCCGAGGACCTGGATTTGAAAGATGGAATCATTTTCGTTAAATCCGATCCCACAAGGCAAATGCCCCTGGCCGACTTCGTCAGGCCGGCGGGTGAATGCGGCCCCTTCGCAGCAGAGGAGGTATTCGGCACAAGGGTCGGGTGGTCGGAACCATTCTTCTCCTGTGGTTACCACATGCAGTACGGCTGCTACAACCCCAACAACCCCAGGCCGCGGTTCTGCCGCCAGACCCATTTCATGGAGGTCGAGGTCGATATCGGGACCGGCGAGATCTTCGTCACCAGGATCGTCAACGTCAACGATGTCGGCAAGGCAATCAACCCCATGAGCTGCAACGGGCAGCAGTACGGAGGAAGCATCATGGGGGTGAGCCGGTCTATGCTGGAAGAGGTCGTGCACGACCCGGTCACCGGCGTGATGCTCAACGGGAACCTGCTCGATTACAAGATCGCCACGATGAAGGACATCGGACCGATCAGCACTATCCTTGTGGAGACGGGAATGGGCTACGGACCCTACGGGCTGATCGGCACGGGAGAGAACCTTGCCACCATAATGCCTGCACTGCTGGCGCCCGCCGTCTATAACGCTGTCGGTGTGTGGATCTATGATTTCCCCATTACTCCTGATAAAGTATTGAAGGCTCTGGGTAAGATATAG